A stretch of Desulfobacter hydrogenophilus DNA encodes these proteins:
- a CDS encoding methyltransferase domain-containing protein, translating into MVQVKSEHYQKNYITADRFQLYNSIVQACLKYECNEILEIGIGQGIVSHTLKFVGKKMYCADFDLNLNPDVSMDIRQLPFKNDSFDMIIASQVLEHIPFGDFKKSLVELRDCSKKYVIISVPYNQHFLSFRIDLKINKYLRFRGQLNRFLKRIFPANIYLGLPQTHRHFKFDGEHYWEIGYKEFPLIKVKNVINECFKILDDFRVELSPYHYIFILEKK; encoded by the coding sequence ATGGTACAAGTAAAATCAGAACATTACCAAAAAAATTATATCACCGCAGACCGATTTCAATTATATAATTCTATTGTTCAGGCCTGTTTAAAATATGAGTGTAATGAAATACTAGAAATCGGTATTGGTCAGGGGATTGTTAGTCATACTTTAAAATTCGTCGGCAAAAAAATGTACTGTGCAGATTTTGATTTGAATTTAAATCCCGATGTCTCTATGGACATAAGGCAACTTCCATTTAAAAATGATTCTTTTGACATGATAATTGCTAGTCAAGTTTTAGAGCACATACCTTTTGGTGATTTTAAGAAATCTTTAGTAGAACTACGGGATTGTTCTAAAAAGTATGTCATAATTTCGGTGCCATATAATCAGCATTTTTTAAGTTTTAGAATTGATCTGAAAATTAATAAATACCTTAGGTTTAGAGGCCAGCTAAATAGATTTCTAAAACGAATTTTTCCAGCAAATATTTATTTGGGTTTGCCACAGACGCATAGGCATTTTAAGTTTGATGGAGAACATTACTGGGAAATCGGATACAAAGAGTTTCCGCTAATAAAAGTAAAAAATGTGATAAATGAATGTTTCAAAATTTTAGATGATTTTAGAGTCGAACTTTCGCCATATCATTACATATTCATTCTTGAGAAAAAATGA
- a CDS encoding glycosyltransferase family 4 protein, producing the protein MVLSELYLPVKGGHVMWLHEVCKRMSNVQLLTNKVRGTSTNELLDDIIVHRIHLNRSILLRPESLFLYGNLLVQGFLKSIKDRPKTILSARIIPEGVVGNIIGRLFGIHSVVFAHGEEINRQRIGTPLPIRRRRTAMLKRKFLWTAYKWADLIIANSHFTKNLLLEGGINPGKIAVVHPGTDPDRFRPLPRNDDLISQLDLSKKKVILSVGRLTPRKGQDTVIRALPKILKCIPNAVYVIGGTGSYLSELKSLAVAMGVRSSVRFIGEVTDELLPHVYNIADVFIMANRIMHGSNDIEGFGIVFLEANACEVPVIGGKSGGVPDAINDDVTGLLIQGHSKEDVSDALIKLLTNPELAKALGKAGRERVCRELTWTHSTNKINNYINKLIHNF; encoded by the coding sequence TTGGTATTATCTGAACTTTATCTGCCGGTAAAGGGCGGACATGTAATGTGGTTGCATGAAGTGTGTAAACGAATGTCAAATGTACAATTATTGACGAACAAGGTTCGTGGAACATCGACGAATGAACTTCTGGATGACATTATTGTTCATCGCATACATCTGAACAGGAGCATACTTCTTCGTCCAGAGTCATTGTTCCTCTATGGTAATTTATTAGTGCAGGGATTTCTTAAATCAATAAAAGATAGGCCCAAAACAATACTTTCAGCACGAATTATACCAGAAGGCGTTGTTGGCAATATAATAGGACGTTTATTTGGAATTCACAGTGTAGTCTTCGCACACGGAGAGGAGATAAATAGGCAACGTATAGGGACACCGTTACCTATTCGTAGGCGTAGGACTGCCATGCTGAAACGTAAGTTCCTCTGGACAGCATACAAATGGGCTGATCTGATAATTGCTAATAGCCATTTTACTAAGAATCTTTTATTAGAAGGTGGTATCAATCCTGGAAAAATCGCAGTAGTCCATCCTGGAACAGACCCTGATCGTTTTCGACCTCTGCCCCGAAACGATGATTTAATTTCTCAACTTGACCTTTCTAAGAAGAAGGTCATCCTGAGCGTTGGTCGATTAACACCGAGAAAGGGTCAAGATACTGTAATTCGTGCTTTACCAAAAATTCTTAAATGTATTCCTAACGCTGTATATGTCATTGGTGGTACTGGTAGTTATCTTTCTGAATTGAAGTCACTTGCAGTCGCCATGGGTGTCAGATCTTCTGTGCGTTTTATAGGAGAGGTGACAGATGAATTATTACCTCATGTTTACAATATAGCCGATGTTTTTATTATGGCGAATCGTATTATGCATGGTTCTAATGACATCGAAGGGTTCGGGATTGTTTTTCTTGAAGCCAACGCATGCGAAGTGCCAGTTATTGGTGGAAAATCAGGAGGTGTGCCAGATGCGATCAATGATGACGTGACTGGCCTCTTGATTCAAGGGCACTCGAAAGAAGATGTGTCCGATGCACTTATTAAATTACTCACTAATCCAGAGTTGGCCAAAGCATTAGGAAAAGCAGGTAGAGAACGTGTGTGTAGAGAGTTGACATGGACTCATTCAACGAACAAAATTAATAATTATATTAATAAGTTAATTCATAATTTCTAA
- a CDS encoding glycosyltransferase family 4 protein, with amino-acid sequence MDENIRNILSVENSSELGGANFSLLSLATGLCLNSRYRPTIVCPREGPMCDLCKEKHLSYMVIPGAKPSRVWPFPFWKRIESIKKLVRSIDARLIHANATSVYLSAGLVARQLEMPSVMHVRCLTSDEDFRWLFRHCPPPDAIVFISNYIREQCVGSLSSFVSDSCRLVTIYNPIDDDLSPDLKILARQEHEKQIVTKDTKIISMVGNFQPNKGHMTVIEAVKTLLRKGHDVRLLFAGKDVRGHEGFESQLKTICRKSIREDRIRFLGFRRDVRTVVLASDIAVCASQNEAFGRTCAEAMMLGKPVVATDHGGYVEQVLPGNTGFLVPLNNQSKMTEVLEKLILDTGLRNRMGQAGRVRAKLMFSTNNHVKHMEDLYDSLLD; translated from the coding sequence ATGGATGAAAATATAAGAAATATCCTGTCAGTGGAAAATTCAAGTGAGTTGGGCGGTGCAAATTTCAGCTTGCTGAGTTTAGCTACAGGGCTTTGCCTTAATAGTCGATATAGGCCGACTATAGTTTGTCCTAGAGAAGGACCTATGTGTGATCTGTGCAAGGAGAAGCATCTTTCATATATGGTTATTCCGGGAGCAAAGCCGAGCAGAGTGTGGCCGTTTCCATTTTGGAAAAGAATTGAGTCTATAAAAAAACTTGTTCGTAGTATTGATGCAAGGCTAATACATGCAAATGCAACATCTGTCTACTTATCAGCTGGATTAGTAGCAAGGCAATTAGAAATGCCATCGGTTATGCATGTTAGGTGTTTGACATCAGACGAAGATTTTCGTTGGTTATTTCGCCATTGTCCTCCTCCTGATGCAATAGTTTTTATCAGTAACTATATTCGAGAACAATGCGTTGGATCTCTTAGTTCATTTGTATCTGATAGTTGCCGTCTCGTAACAATATATAACCCAATTGATGATGATCTGTCTCCAGATTTGAAGATTCTTGCCCGCCAAGAACATGAGAAACAAATCGTAACTAAAGATACAAAGATTATTTCAATGGTTGGGAATTTTCAACCTAACAAGGGGCATATGACTGTCATTGAAGCAGTGAAGACCTTACTTAGAAAAGGACATGATGTGAGGTTGTTATTTGCAGGAAAGGATGTTCGTGGACATGAAGGATTCGAATCTCAGCTAAAAACAATTTGTAGGAAAAGTATACGTGAAGATCGTATCAGATTCCTCGGATTTCGTCGTGATGTACGAACAGTGGTCCTTGCATCAGATATTGCAGTTTGTGCATCACAAAATGAAGCTTTCGGTCGTACTTGTGCGGAAGCGATGATGCTCGGTAAACCCGTAGTGGCAACAGATCATGGTGGATATGTAGAACAGGTTTTACCAGGAAATACCGGTTTCCTTGTTCCTTTAAACAACCAATCAAAAATGACAGAAGTTCTCGAAAAGCTTATTCTGGACACAGGATTACGAAATCGTATGGGGCAAGCTGGAAGAGTGAGAGCAAAGTTAATGTTTTCTACAAACAATCATGTAAAACACATGGAAGATTTGTACGATAGTCTACTGGATTGA
- a CDS encoding transposase gives MRKLIRHIPPHYFNVIRHYGILASRVKTKFKQITDRLLPASPTMENAENWRERQIKFQKEDPLLCKICKTAMEFVSAYRPNILGSIRESFQTLLA, from the coding sequence ATCCGAAAACTAATCCGGCATATTCCACCGCATTATTTCAATGTCATCCGCCATTACGGCATTTTGGCAAGTCGAGTGAAAACCAAATTCAAACAAATTACAGATAGGCTACTTCCAGCCTCTCCCACTATGGAAAATGCTGAAAACTGGCGAGAAAGGCAAATTAAGTTTCAAAAAGAGGATCCACTACTTTGTAAGATCTGCAAAACGGCTATGGAATTTGTCTCAGCCTACCGCCCCAACATCCTTGGTTCAATTAGGGAATCTTTCCAAACACTTCTCGCCTGA
- a CDS encoding oligosaccharide flippase family protein: MSVLAGYMGVFDIGVRSSVGRHVALYLGKKDRVGVDETIRAGFGIFTLTGGLILAVGILLGWLFPFLFKGIDPEHYSTVRFLLPLMVVNIWLSAIAAIYASVLTAYDRFDIARTIDFFVLLVRTVATVYALHKGWGLWGLVGAIILGNFFALIANRIFGGKIHSRLRSFPFLFSRSRMKELFGYGVYSFISSVAFRVIGQSDLLIVGAVLSVAAVREYSVGAMLVYYSTPFVSMISATFFPSVQRKVASDSMDNVQQLLYKQLKISMCFGLVAYIGLTFYAQSFIRLWMFQDGFDMGAVVEAASVMSILSISKLPSLYLIPCQGVLNAMGYARFNAIRAISEAIVNIFFSLFFVMFWGWGLAGVAAGTLVARLLIASVSVPVFLCLKANISFKYFITSVIVPGFLSAGLFSSICFVLTNTWSISTWMDFAFQVFSAIAAWCVISFYLLLTIDMRLEFKKVFFKKTLK, translated from the coding sequence TTGAGCGTACTTGCTGGTTATATGGGAGTGTTTGATATTGGCGTGCGTAGCAGTGTAGGCCGGCATGTCGCCTTATATTTAGGAAAGAAGGACAGAGTAGGGGTGGATGAAACCATCCGGGCTGGCTTCGGAATTTTCACCCTTACCGGTGGTCTAATTCTGGCGGTTGGTATTTTGTTGGGTTGGTTGTTTCCGTTTTTATTCAAAGGAATTGATCCGGAACATTACAGCACTGTTCGCTTCTTGTTGCCTTTAATGGTGGTCAATATCTGGCTTTCAGCCATTGCTGCAATTTATGCTAGTGTGCTTACCGCCTATGACCGTTTCGATATCGCTCGCACCATTGATTTCTTCGTGTTGCTGGTGCGAACAGTTGCAACGGTTTATGCCTTGCACAAAGGCTGGGGATTATGGGGCCTCGTTGGCGCGATCATCTTGGGGAACTTCTTTGCACTTATTGCCAACCGTATTTTTGGCGGAAAAATTCATTCGAGATTAAGGAGTTTTCCATTTCTTTTCTCTCGATCAAGGATGAAGGAACTTTTCGGGTACGGAGTTTATTCTTTCATCTCAAGTGTAGCATTTAGGGTGATTGGACAAAGCGATCTGCTCATCGTCGGGGCAGTGTTAAGCGTTGCGGCAGTGCGGGAGTACAGTGTCGGGGCAATGCTGGTTTATTATTCAACGCCATTCGTTAGTATGATAAGTGCGACGTTTTTCCCCTCCGTTCAGCGAAAGGTAGCTTCCGATTCGATGGATAACGTACAACAACTCTTATACAAGCAATTGAAAATTTCCATGTGTTTCGGTTTAGTAGCCTATATAGGACTGACGTTTTACGCGCAGTCATTTATCCGTTTGTGGATGTTCCAAGATGGATTTGATATGGGTGCTGTAGTTGAAGCAGCTTCGGTTATGAGTATTCTGAGCATATCCAAATTACCTTCATTATATCTCATCCCTTGCCAGGGTGTTTTGAATGCCATGGGGTATGCACGATTTAATGCTATTCGTGCCATTTCTGAGGCCATTGTGAACATTTTCTTTTCGTTGTTTTTCGTAATGTTCTGGGGGTGGGGACTTGCGGGCGTTGCAGCTGGAACACTGGTTGCCCGTTTGCTAATTGCTAGTGTTTCAGTGCCAGTTTTTCTTTGTTTGAAGGCAAATATTTCTTTTAAATATTTTATAACTTCAGTAATCGTTCCCGGATTTCTGTCGGCTGGACTGTTTTCATCAATCTGCTTTGTTTTGACTAACACTTGGTCCATAAGCACTTGGATGGATTTTGCTTTTCAAGTTTTTTCGGCAATAGCAGCGTGGTGTGTTATTTCGTTTTACCTGCTTTTGACTATAGATATGCGCCTGGAGTTTAAGAAAGTTTTTTTTAAAAAAACTCTCAAGTAA
- a CDS encoding IS4 family transposase encodes MNTTLTNVENQMTNSEQIGVLNDYFTKFKIGKLLNQSGIVKTKGASPLAIFTALFNLAFHNKNLYQGIVKNKKVDVDKDAAYNFLNSPTYNWRRFTLQLCRRIYFIIRKLLDDSSEEVLIFDDSTYSRNRSKKVELLSRVFDHTDMKYIKGFRMLTLGWSDGNSFLGLDFALLSSVDKKNRYNEINPDIDKRTCGYHRRQEAVTKTTAHLVPMVKRALDMGVRAKYILMDSWFSMPSAIANLREYIHVICMLKDHPKWLYEYQGKKLRLSELYGKLKKKRGRAKVKAQAIVTLSNGKQAKIIFVPCDKKRGWLALLSTDLALPNEEIIRLYGKRWDIEVFFKMCKQHLKLVKEIQIRNYDGLVGHTSLVIARYNILSLYQRQCMDQRSFGELFRACNDEMTNLSFMVSLERIMRLALVNIRQLFNFTERMVQVMLDQVMGQALKYFGFSSRPEELLGV; translated from the coding sequence ATGAATACTACCCTTACCAACGTAGAAAATCAAATGACAAATTCAGAACAAATCGGCGTACTCAATGATTATTTTACAAAATTCAAAATTGGTAAGTTATTGAATCAATCAGGAATCGTTAAAACCAAAGGAGCCTCACCGCTTGCCATTTTCACAGCCCTATTTAACTTGGCATTTCACAACAAGAATTTATACCAGGGCATTGTGAAAAATAAAAAAGTTGATGTCGATAAGGACGCCGCTTACAATTTTTTGAACTCTCCAACATATAACTGGCGGCGGTTTACCCTTCAGCTCTGCCGCCGAATTTATTTTATCATCAGAAAGCTCCTTGATGATTCTTCTGAAGAAGTTCTTATCTTCGACGATTCTACCTATAGCAGAAACCGTTCTAAAAAAGTCGAGCTTTTATCCCGGGTGTTTGATCATACAGATATGAAGTACATCAAAGGATTCCGGATGCTGACTCTTGGCTGGTCTGACGGTAACAGTTTTCTTGGACTTGATTTTGCCCTTTTATCATCTGTAGACAAAAAGAATCGATACAATGAAATAAATCCTGATATTGATAAAAGGACCTGCGGATATCATCGCCGCCAGGAAGCGGTTACAAAAACCACAGCCCATCTCGTACCGATGGTAAAAAGAGCCCTTGATATGGGTGTCCGGGCTAAGTATATTTTAATGGACAGTTGGTTTTCGATGCCGTCAGCAATCGCAAATTTGCGGGAATACATACACGTCATATGCATGCTGAAAGATCATCCAAAATGGCTTTATGAATATCAAGGCAAAAAGCTTAGGCTGTCCGAACTCTATGGAAAATTGAAGAAAAAACGAGGAAGAGCAAAAGTCAAAGCCCAAGCTATTGTTACTCTTTCCAACGGCAAGCAGGCAAAAATCATTTTTGTTCCCTGTGATAAAAAACGTGGCTGGCTTGCACTCCTGTCGACAGATTTGGCCCTTCCTAATGAAGAAATCATTCGTCTGTACGGCAAACGTTGGGATATAGAGGTCTTTTTCAAAATGTGCAAACAGCACTTAAAATTGGTGAAGGAAATACAAATTCGAAATTACGATGGCCTTGTGGGCCATACATCTCTGGTTATTGCCAGGTATAATATTCTCAGCCTTTATCAGCGGCAATGTATGGATCAGAGATCATTCGGGGAGCTCTTCAGGGCCTGTAACGATGAGATGACCAATTTGTCTTTTATGGTTTCTTTGGAGCGGATCATGCGTTTAGCTTTGGTAAATATTCGGCAATTATTTAATTTTACCGAGCGTATGGTTCAAGTGATGCTTGATCAGGTAATGGGCCAAGCTCTCAAGTATTTCGGTTTTTCAAGTAGGCCTGAGGAATTATTGGGGGTGTAA